The Geitlerinema sp. PCC 9228 genome segment AGTTGCTGGCGCGATCGCTTCCCATCGAAATTTTCTTTTCTGCCTGTTGCCAGCGATCGCTTTTGGTTGATTAATCCCAGGCAGACGTATTTTGGGAGAAAAAGTTCCCCATTTGGCATTTACAAAGAATCGATGCCACAATCTCTTCAACGGGCTTTTCCACGTTCTCCACCATGGCTGTTTGGGGAGGTTCCAACGTTGCCAACTGACTGTCTAGCAACTCGGCAGTCATAAAATGCCCCTGCCGCCTTTTGAGTCGTTGCTGCAGTAGCGATCGCGCTCCCTCTAAAAAAATCCAAGTTATCGTCGTACCGCCACCTGAAAGAATTTCGCGATAGTTCTCTTTGAGAGCAGAACAGGCAACTACCCCACCCTTTCCCTGACTTGGGAGGGTATCGATTTTCTGCCGCAACGCCAACAACCACGGATAGCGATCGCGATCTGTCAGAGGAATACCATTCTCCATTTTGGCAATATTTTCCGGCGGATGAAAGTC includes the following:
- a CDS encoding gluconokinase encodes the protein MVVTAPIFVVMGVSGVGKTSVGQLLARRLRVEFIEGDDFHPPENIAKMENGIPLTDRDRYPWLLALRQKIDTLPSQGKGGVVACSALKENYREILSGGGTTITWIFLEGARSLLQQRLKRRQGHFMTAELLDSQLATLEPPQTAMVENVEKPVEEIVASILCKCQMGNFFSQNTSAWD